One Bacteriovorax sp. PP10 DNA window includes the following coding sequences:
- a CDS encoding CopG family antitoxin, producing MKKTTTKKKATKVAKKVVAKKKLRPLDLSGDDPLDQDFSDVDFGGKWMTFSDLFEFEPKNKTITLRVPESMLESLKTIANKEKTDYQKLIREALAELISKRLKAA from the coding sequence ATGAAGAAAACAACAACTAAGAAAAAAGCTACGAAAGTAGCAAAAAAAGTTGTGGCAAAAAAAAAATTAAGGCCCCTTGATTTGAGTGGAGATGATCCTCTTGATCAAGATTTTTCAGATGTTGATTTTGGTGGAAAGTGGATGACGTTTAGTGATCTATTTGAGTTTGAACCTAAAAATAAGACTATTACACTTAGGGTTCCTGAATCAATGTTGGAAAGTCTAAAAACGATTGCAAACAAAGAAAAAACTGACTATCAAAAATTAATAAGAGAAGCTTTAGCAGAGTTAATATCGAAAAGGTTAAAAGCAGCATAA
- the recO gene encoding DNA repair protein RecO translates to MQTKVEGIVLSKIPYDERHIIAHLLLRTGRKISVVFYGGRGGGKKQKSSIIELGFMLSVELSQAKTNTEIYHAKEWNMVWHHDMIRNNHSAFYLMCFFLEVINKIAPTENLHDVHEENTEMVGLFTSLSNALVHLERSLKEKSFYSHSHSVVFLTKTLLHLGVFPEREHCTLCGIELQGFNDMYLIPEEGGFACPPCVNQNKSYSVQSGRELWELVGHIAHTKYSELGSLKLEYKSLPRMLFHYFCFQFHFEEKDFKTASMVF, encoded by the coding sequence ATGCAAACCAAAGTAGAAGGCATCGTCCTATCCAAAATTCCCTACGATGAACGGCACATCATCGCTCATCTGCTTCTTCGCACTGGAAGAAAGATTTCTGTCGTCTTCTACGGTGGACGTGGCGGTGGGAAAAAACAAAAGTCCTCAATCATTGAATTAGGATTCATGCTTTCGGTTGAACTTTCTCAAGCTAAAACCAACACTGAAATTTACCACGCTAAAGAATGGAATATGGTCTGGCATCACGACATGATCAGAAACAATCACAGCGCTTTTTATTTAATGTGCTTCTTTCTTGAAGTGATTAACAAAATTGCGCCAACTGAAAATCTTCACGACGTTCACGAAGAAAATACTGAGATGGTAGGACTATTCACCTCGCTTAGTAATGCTCTTGTGCATCTGGAGCGCTCACTTAAAGAAAAATCATTTTACAGTCACTCGCATTCTGTCGTTTTCCTGACAAAGACTCTGCTTCATTTGGGAGTTTTCCCTGAAAGAGAGCATTGCACGCTTTGCGGAATAGAGCTTCAGGGGTTCAATGATATGTATTTGATTCCGGAGGAAGGAGGATTTGCCTGCCCACCATGCGTAAACCAAAACAAATCCTACTCGGTTCAGTCGGGACGCGAGTTATGGGAGCTTGTTGGCCACATAGCGCACACAAAGTATTCGGAACTTGGATCCCTCAAGCTGGAATACAAATCACTTCCTAGAATGCTCTTTCATTATTTTTGCTTTCAGTTTCACTTCGAAGAAAAAGATTTTAAGACCGCTTCTATGGTATTTTAA
- a CDS encoding ABC transporter ATP-binding protein, with the protein MIKKLVKQLWPYLKPYKKMAIASFLLSFVLAALAGAQVKLVKPIFDKGLSGDSSLNEVLTLAGLLLFVGILNFPTRYYHFYWMRFVGEKMNSDMRARLFAKLQRLPTSFYNQNKQGRMLSTILNDAEIFAQSFRAIVDIIREPVKALVYLGLAIYSDWQLTLVILVVGPLFVIIFQVSGKKVKANQSEVQEGRAELTHNLSEGLSAHKVTKAFNLQEFVMSRFIRSQNYYFDYTMRTSKVEEIAHPFVELVGAIAFSCVIVFAYFRIKSGAMTIGDFIQFVAALALLMDPIRKYSQANVKLGQGLAAADRINQILDLDEEVDRGTYEVKHFESEIVVKDVTFSYGEGEVLKNLSLSVKKGQKIALVGLSGSGKSTLINLLLGLYPIDNGSITIDGRKLSEIELKPLRKLFGLVSQDVFLFHDTIRSNLTIGGLFTDEQIRKALEVSYASEFVDKLPNGLETVIGDRGAKLSGGQQQRLTIARAFLQNTDILLFDEATSALDNESEKVVQRALEAIAGNKTVIAVAHRLSTVQDYDRIFVLKDGRLVEEGPHAELIAKNGEYKKLYELSLKA; encoded by the coding sequence ATGATTAAAAAACTTGTTAAACAGCTTTGGCCGTATCTTAAACCTTATAAGAAAATGGCGATTGCTTCATTCTTATTATCATTCGTACTTGCTGCTCTTGCCGGAGCTCAGGTTAAATTAGTTAAACCTATTTTTGATAAAGGTCTAAGCGGTGACTCTTCGTTAAACGAAGTACTGACACTTGCAGGACTACTTTTATTTGTAGGGATTTTAAATTTTCCGACAAGATATTATCATTTCTACTGGATGAGATTTGTTGGCGAAAAAATGAACTCGGATATGCGAGCGAGACTTTTTGCTAAACTTCAAAGACTGCCAACTTCTTTTTACAATCAAAATAAACAAGGGCGCATGCTCTCGACAATTTTGAACGACGCTGAGATTTTTGCTCAATCGTTTAGAGCTATCGTTGATATTATCAGAGAGCCGGTAAAGGCCCTGGTGTACCTTGGACTTGCAATCTACAGTGACTGGCAACTGACTCTAGTTATCTTAGTTGTTGGGCCGTTGTTTGTTATTATCTTCCAGGTAAGTGGGAAAAAAGTTAAAGCAAACCAATCTGAAGTTCAGGAAGGCCGTGCTGAATTAACTCACAATCTAAGTGAAGGTTTATCTGCTCACAAAGTAACGAAGGCGTTTAACCTTCAAGAATTTGTTATGAGTCGTTTTATCAGATCACAAAATTATTATTTCGATTATACGATGAGAACATCGAAAGTTGAAGAGATTGCCCATCCATTCGTTGAACTTGTGGGAGCGATTGCTTTTTCTTGTGTGATTGTTTTTGCTTACTTCAGAATTAAATCAGGAGCGATGACGATCGGGGATTTCATTCAGTTCGTAGCAGCTCTTGCTCTACTTATGGATCCAATCAGAAAGTATTCTCAGGCCAATGTAAAACTTGGACAAGGACTAGCTGCTGCTGATCGTATCAATCAAATTTTAGATCTTGATGAAGAAGTTGATCGTGGAACTTATGAAGTGAAACACTTTGAATCTGAAATCGTAGTTAAAGATGTAACGTTTAGTTATGGTGAAGGCGAAGTTCTAAAAAACCTAAGTCTCTCAGTGAAAAAAGGACAGAAGATCGCGCTTGTTGGTTTATCTGGGTCTGGAAAATCGACGCTGATAAATCTTCTTTTAGGGTTATACCCAATTGATAATGGTTCAATCACAATCGACGGAAGAAAGCTTTCTGAAATTGAATTGAAGCCGCTTAGAAAGCTCTTTGGACTTGTGTCTCAAGATGTTTTTTTATTCCACGATACTATTAGATCCAACCTGACTATCGGTGGATTGTTTACAGATGAACAAATTAGAAAAGCGCTGGAAGTTTCTTATGCTTCTGAGTTCGTTGATAAACTTCCAAATGGGCTTGAAACGGTGATTGGCGACAGGGGAGCGAAGCTTTCTGGTGGTCAGCAGCAACGCCTGACGATTGCCCGCGCATTCTTACAGAATACGGATATCCTGCTTTTTGATGAAGCGACGAGTGCTCTTGATAATGAATCTGAAAAAGTTGTTCAGCGCGCCCTTGAGGCCATTGCTGGGAATAAAACTGTTATCGCTGTAGCGCACAGACTTTCGACTGTTCAGGATTACGATAGAATCTTCGTTTTAAAAGACGGCCGTTTAGTCGAAGAAGGGCCGCACGCTGAGCTAATCGCGAAAAATGGCGAGTATAAAAAACTTTATGAGCTTTCTTTAAAGGCCTAG
- a CDS encoding glycine--tRNA ligase has translation MSDLVALCKQRGFVFQSSEIYGGLNSCWDMGPYGVELKNNLKARWWKSMTLRQDVVGIDASILMHPTVWKASGHVDGFSDPMVDCKVCKERFRADNIDMTKPCPKCGSKESYTDVRQFNLMFKTQMGAMEDTSSMVYLRPETAQGIFVNFLNVQTTMRKKLPFGIAQIGKAFRNEITPGNFIFRTREFEQMEMQYFVKPGTQKESMEQWKETRWKWHVENGLRAEKIKWAPHGPDSLAHYADAATDIEYEFPMGWGEMEGIHSRTDFDLKQHQEFSGKNMNYVDQVNNEKYLPYVIETSVGADRCLLAILCDAYRLENAGDPDKERSVMKFHPALAPIKTAIMPLSKKSELEEVSNKLFEDVSANYKSEYDVAGSIGKRYRRQDEIGTPYCITVDFDTLNDHAVTIRSRDTMTQERIGIANVQNYLKDKFKF, from the coding sequence ATGAGTGACTTAGTGGCCCTGTGTAAGCAGCGTGGATTTGTTTTTCAATCATCAGAAATTTATGGTGGATTGAATTCATGTTGGGATATGGGACCGTATGGAGTTGAGTTAAAAAATAACTTAAAAGCTCGCTGGTGGAAATCGATGACTCTACGTCAAGACGTAGTAGGTATCGATGCTTCAATTCTTATGCACCCAACAGTTTGGAAAGCTTCTGGTCACGTTGACGGATTTTCTGATCCAATGGTCGACTGTAAAGTTTGTAAAGAAAGATTCAGAGCAGACAATATCGATATGACGAAACCATGCCCTAAGTGTGGATCAAAAGAATCATACACAGATGTACGCCAATTCAATTTGATGTTTAAAACTCAAATGGGAGCAATGGAAGATACTTCTTCAATGGTTTATTTAAGACCAGAAACAGCTCAAGGGATTTTCGTAAACTTCTTAAACGTTCAAACAACGATGAGAAAAAAATTACCATTTGGTATCGCTCAAATCGGTAAAGCATTCAGAAATGAAATCACTCCAGGTAACTTCATTTTCAGAACTCGCGAGTTCGAACAAATGGAAATGCAATATTTCGTAAAACCAGGAACTCAAAAAGAGTCGATGGAGCAATGGAAAGAAACACGTTGGAAATGGCACGTTGAAAATGGTCTGCGCGCTGAAAAAATTAAGTGGGCACCACATGGACCAGATTCATTAGCTCACTACGCTGACGCTGCTACAGATATCGAATATGAATTCCCAATGGGATGGGGAGAGATGGAAGGGATTCACTCTCGTACAGACTTCGACTTAAAACAACACCAGGAATTCTCTGGTAAAAATATGAACTATGTTGACCAGGTTAATAACGAAAAATATCTTCCATACGTAATTGAAACTTCAGTTGGTGCAGACAGATGTTTACTAGCTATTCTTTGTGATGCTTACAGATTAGAAAATGCAGGGGATCCAGATAAAGAAAGATCGGTAATGAAGTTCCACCCGGCACTTGCTCCGATCAAAACTGCGATCATGCCGCTTTCTAAAAAATCTGAACTTGAAGAAGTTTCAAATAAATTATTTGAAGATGTAAGTGCTAACTACAAATCAGAATACGATGTAGCTGGATCAATCGGAAAACGTTACAGACGTCAGGATGAGATCGGAACTCCTTATTGTATTACTGTAGACTTCGATACATTAAACGATCATGCAGTCACAATCAGAAGCCGCGATACAATGACTCAAGAGAGAATTGGTATTGCTAACGTACAAAATTATTTAAAAGATAAATTTAAATTTTAA
- the ppdK gene encoding pyruvate, phosphate dikinase: protein MTKQWVYLFSAEKTEGNKDMKDLLGGKGANLAEMCSLKLSVPPGFTVTTEACLDYEKNKKSINQDVRAQVLKSITEVEAMTGKKFGDNANPLLFSVRSGARASMPGMMDTVLNLGLNDQSVLGLAKLTNNDRFAWDSYRRFIQMYANVVMDFNVSLLEATLEDLKEARGVHEDTQLSAADLRELVTVFKRIILEESGESFPTDPMEQLWLAVSAVFNSWGNPRAVKYREIYDIPHSWGTAVNVQSMVFGNMGEDCATGVCFTRDPSTGERKFFGEYLINAQGEDVVAGIRTPQPINDFSKNDSNKHFKTLEEAMPAAFADLTTVYKKLEAHYKDMQDIEFTIENKKLYILQTRNGKRTAAAGIKIAVDLVSEGILSKQEALLRVGPEDLNQLLHPRLDPKAVKKIIAKGLPASPGAGGGMIAFTSEHAHAMNEEGKKVILVRQETSPEDIAGMVASQGILTARGGMTSHAAVVARGMGKPCVAGCSALMVDAKAGTLTVGGKVYKEGDFLTIDGGTGEVIEGLVPTIDAAITDDFATFMKWSDEFRKLGVRTNADSPEDAKVAIKFGAEGIGLTRTEHMFFEKDRILAVREMIFANTVTDREKALAKILPFQREDFVGIFTVLNNLPVNIRLLDPPLHEFLPHSEEDKKELATSLGLDLKAIENRGEQLHEFNPMLGHRGCRLGVTFPEIYRMQVQAIIEAALICADKGINVYPEIMIPLVAVEGELSLLKSEAIAEIERVFKEKGKKVKYKIGTMIELPRAAIMGGSIAKHAEFFSFGTNDLTQTTFGLSRDDAGKFLPEYVSKGLVPNDPFVSIDQEGVGFLMRHAVTEGRKANPDMHFGICGEHGGEPKSIEFCHKIGLDYVSCSPYRVPIARLAAAQAAIRNTK, encoded by the coding sequence ATGACAAAGCAATGGGTGTATCTCTTCAGCGCAGAAAAGACAGAAGGGAACAAAGACATGAAGGATCTTCTTGGTGGAAAAGGTGCAAACCTTGCCGAGATGTGTTCGCTAAAACTATCAGTGCCGCCAGGATTTACTGTAACGACTGAAGCTTGTTTGGACTATGAGAAGAACAAGAAAAGCATCAACCAGGACGTAAGAGCGCAAGTTCTTAAATCAATCACTGAAGTTGAAGCGATGACTGGAAAGAAGTTTGGTGACAATGCCAATCCACTTCTATTTTCTGTTAGATCAGGTGCTCGTGCTTCAATGCCGGGGATGATGGATACAGTTTTAAACCTTGGTCTTAACGATCAATCAGTTTTAGGTTTAGCAAAATTAACAAACAACGACCGCTTTGCATGGGACTCATATAGAAGATTCATTCAAATGTACGCAAACGTTGTTATGGATTTCAACGTTTCTCTTCTTGAAGCAACTCTTGAAGATTTAAAAGAAGCACGTGGAGTTCATGAAGATACTCAATTATCAGCAGCTGATTTAAGAGAACTGGTAACAGTATTCAAGAGAATTATTCTCGAAGAATCAGGTGAGTCTTTCCCAACTGATCCAATGGAGCAATTGTGGTTAGCAGTGTCTGCAGTATTTAATTCTTGGGGAAATCCAAGAGCTGTTAAGTACCGTGAGATTTACGATATCCCTCATAGCTGGGGAACAGCAGTAAACGTTCAATCAATGGTTTTTGGTAACATGGGTGAGGACTGCGCGACTGGTGTATGTTTTACTCGTGACCCATCAACTGGAGAGAGAAAATTCTTCGGTGAGTATTTAATCAATGCTCAAGGTGAAGACGTTGTTGCGGGAATCAGAACTCCTCAACCAATTAACGATTTCTCAAAGAACGATTCAAACAAACACTTCAAGACTCTTGAAGAAGCAATGCCAGCAGCGTTCGCGGACCTGACGACAGTTTATAAAAAACTGGAAGCTCACTACAAAGACATGCAGGATATTGAGTTCACAATTGAAAATAAAAAACTTTATATTCTTCAAACAAGAAACGGAAAGAGAACTGCAGCAGCTGGAATCAAGATTGCCGTTGACCTGGTTTCAGAAGGGATTCTTTCAAAACAAGAAGCACTTCTAAGAGTTGGTCCTGAAGATTTAAACCAACTTCTTCACCCTAGATTAGATCCAAAAGCAGTTAAGAAAATTATCGCTAAAGGTCTTCCAGCATCTCCAGGTGCTGGCGGTGGTATGATTGCTTTTACAAGTGAGCATGCTCATGCAATGAACGAAGAAGGAAAGAAAGTTATTCTGGTTCGCCAGGAAACTTCTCCAGAAGACATTGCCGGAATGGTCGCTTCTCAAGGTATTTTAACAGCTCGAGGAGGGATGACTTCTCACGCAGCGGTTGTTGCTCGCGGAATGGGGAAACCTTGTGTTGCTGGTTGTTCTGCTCTTATGGTGGATGCAAAAGCTGGTACATTAACTGTTGGTGGAAAAGTTTATAAAGAAGGTGACTTCCTTACAATCGACGGTGGAACAGGTGAAGTTATTGAAGGACTAGTTCCAACAATCGATGCTGCTATCACTGACGACTTTGCAACTTTCATGAAGTGGTCTGATGAATTCAGAAAGCTTGGTGTAAGAACAAATGCTGATTCTCCTGAAGATGCTAAAGTGGCCATTAAGTTTGGCGCTGAAGGTATTGGTCTGACTCGTACAGAACATATGTTCTTTGAAAAAGATAGAATCCTTGCTGTTCGTGAAATGATTTTTGCTAACACTGTCACTGATAGAGAAAAAGCACTGGCGAAAATTCTTCCTTTCCAGAGAGAAGATTTCGTTGGAATTTTTACGGTATTAAATAATCTTCCAGTAAATATTCGTCTTTTAGATCCACCTCTTCACGAGTTTCTTCCTCATTCTGAAGAAGATAAAAAAGAACTTGCTACAAGTCTTGGATTAGATCTTAAAGCAATTGAAAATCGTGGAGAGCAACTTCATGAGTTCAACCCAATGCTTGGACACAGAGGATGCCGTCTTGGTGTAACGTTCCCTGAGATTTATCGCATGCAAGTTCAAGCGATCATCGAAGCTGCACTGATCTGTGCTGATAAAGGAATCAATGTTTACCCTGAGATCATGATCCCTCTTGTGGCAGTTGAAGGTGAATTAAGTCTTCTTAAATCAGAAGCAATCGCTGAGATTGAAAGAGTGTTTAAAGAAAAAGGTAAAAAAGTAAAATACAAAATCGGAACAATGATCGAGCTTCCAAGAGCTGCCATCATGGGTGGATCAATTGCAAAACATGCAGAGTTCTTCTCTTTTGGTACAAACGATCTAACTCAAACAACGTTTGGTTTATCTCGTGATGATGCTGGAAAGTTCTTACCTGAATACGTTAGTAAAGGTCTGGTTCCAAATGATCCATTCGTTTCTATCGATCAGGAAGGTGTAGGTTTCTTAATGAGACATGCAGTAACTGAAGGGCGCAAAGCTAATCCTGATATGCACTTTGGGATTTGCGGAGAGCATGGTGGAGAGCCGAAATCGATTGAGTTCTGTCATAAGATTGGACTTGATTACGTTTCTTGCTCGCCTTATCGTGTGCCTATCGCAAGATTGGCAGCAGCTCAGGCAGCGATTAGAAATACAAAATAA
- a CDS encoding NADPH-dependent FMN reductase, giving the protein MKTLLAVSGSNRSSSKNSQILRHIKEEYAGVTQVEIFDAIDGLPHFNPDIEFAPNDALFKWRKALIQADAILISTPEYAHGIPGSLKNALDWIVGSGELMDKKVGLIFSSSSEAMFVQAQLLEVLKTMSARVSTEWSFKTSGVEVTPEVKNIIEKLLI; this is encoded by the coding sequence ATGAAAACTCTATTAGCAGTCTCTGGTTCTAATCGTTCAAGCTCAAAAAACTCTCAGATCCTTCGTCATATAAAAGAAGAATACGCTGGAGTCACTCAAGTTGAGATCTTTGACGCGATTGATGGTCTTCCGCATTTCAATCCTGATATTGAATTTGCTCCCAATGATGCTCTCTTCAAATGGAGAAAGGCGCTGATTCAAGCAGACGCTATCCTTATCTCTACTCCCGAATACGCTCATGGAATCCCTGGAAGCCTTAAGAACGCTCTTGATTGGATCGTTGGCAGTGGTGAACTGATGGATAAAAAAGTTGGTTTGATCTTCTCTTCAAGTTCAGAAGCGATGTTTGTTCAGGCGCAATTATTGGAAGTGTTAAAGACGATGTCGGCGAGAGTGAGCACTGAGTGGAGTTTTAAAACTTCAGGTGTTGAAGTTACACCTGAAGTTAAAAACATTATTGAAAAATTACTTATCTAA
- a CDS encoding serine hydrolase domain-containing protein, translating into MKNQLLDSALSLLEDQHFDSLAVGVIDFKNQKFENFEISATNVVSEKPYLYFDLASLTKALTNSAVRLKSPEVFDEKSNLLLNHTAGLPSGGLLSKKTWREEILSYDVKLSPTLYSDYSSLRCMLEIEKKSGKKLKELCSYYFDPELVHWMELPENAFSPEYGIRNKQIISGQVHDNNCFNIAEFVSHAGLFATIDGLCRSLINLNQKASMNEQMLNAFKTHKNEDRFVMGFDHVMDPENTLAGKGATTKTFGHLGFTGTSFWINPETNIGAVILTNATQTYWYERSGLTKLRKALGAAIWRM; encoded by the coding sequence ATGAAAAATCAATTATTAGATTCGGCCCTTAGTTTATTAGAAGATCAACATTTCGACTCGCTTGCAGTCGGTGTCATTGATTTTAAAAATCAAAAGTTTGAAAATTTTGAAATTAGCGCAACCAATGTTGTGTCTGAAAAACCTTATCTCTATTTTGATTTGGCGAGTTTAACAAAGGCCTTAACCAATTCGGCCGTGAGATTAAAGTCTCCGGAAGTATTTGATGAAAAAAGTAACTTACTACTCAATCACACCGCAGGTCTTCCAAGCGGGGGATTATTATCAAAAAAAACGTGGAGAGAAGAAATTCTTTCTTACGATGTGAAATTGTCACCTACATTGTACTCAGATTACTCATCGCTGAGATGTATGCTGGAAATTGAAAAGAAATCCGGTAAGAAGTTAAAAGAATTATGTTCTTATTATTTCGATCCCGAATTGGTTCACTGGATGGAGCTGCCTGAGAATGCTTTTTCGCCTGAGTACGGGATTAGAAATAAGCAGATTATAAGCGGGCAGGTCCATGACAATAATTGCTTTAACATTGCTGAGTTTGTCTCTCATGCTGGATTGTTTGCAACGATTGACGGACTTTGTAGATCATTGATTAATTTAAATCAGAAAGCTTCAATGAATGAACAGATGTTGAATGCTTTTAAGACTCACAAAAACGAAGACCGTTTTGTGATGGGATTTGATCATGTGATGGACCCGGAAAACACACTTGCAGGAAAGGGAGCGACGACAAAGACGTTTGGCCATTTAGGTTTCACTGGAACATCTTTCTGGATAAATCCGGAAACAAATATCGGTGCTGTGATTTTAACGAATGCTACTCAAACATATTGGTACGAAAGATCGGGACTTACTAAATTAAGAAAAGCACTTGGTGCTGCTATCTGGAGGATGTAA
- a CDS encoding SIMPL domain-containing protein encodes MNSISSAIVAFGVALGGFFIGNGIIQFKKLDRVVEVKGLSERIVDSNEARWSLTVNAASDNMMDLNKKTIEIQAATLAFLEAQGFSKEEIQKDAGNITDKEAQEYGERKGARFVYRGGFVVTSKKIDKLVLASQKTDELLSKGVALSSSRISYFFTDLNSIKPKMLEESTKNAKAAAQSFAVNAGAKVGDIKNASQGLFSIGSPINDYDSETSLKKKVRVVSQVVFYLE; translated from the coding sequence ATGAATTCAATTTCTAGTGCGATAGTGGCCTTTGGTGTGGCCTTAGGTGGATTTTTTATCGGCAACGGTATTATTCAGTTCAAGAAGCTCGACAGAGTGGTTGAAGTGAAAGGTTTGTCAGAGAGAATTGTTGATTCTAATGAAGCCCGCTGGTCGTTAACGGTGAATGCAGCTTCAGACAATATGATGGACTTGAATAAAAAGACTATTGAAATTCAGGCAGCAACACTGGCCTTTTTAGAAGCACAGGGATTTTCAAAAGAAGAAATTCAAAAAGATGCCGGGAACATTACGGATAAAGAAGCTCAAGAGTATGGGGAAAGAAAAGGGGCACGCTTTGTTTATCGTGGTGGGTTTGTTGTAACTAGTAAAAAAATTGATAAGCTGGTGCTGGCAAGTCAAAAGACGGACGAGCTTTTGAGTAAAGGTGTGGCACTTTCAAGTAGCAGGATCAGTTACTTTTTTACTGATTTAAATTCGATTAAACCTAAGATGCTTGAAGAGTCTACGAAAAATGCTAAAGCGGCAGCGCAGAGTTTTGCGGTGAATGCTGGGGCGAAAGTAGGGGATATTAAGAATGCCTCTCAAGGGTTGTTTTCGATTGGCTCACCGATTAATGACTACGATTCGGAGACGTCATTGAAGAAGAAGGTGAGAGTTGTGAGTCAGGTTGTGTTTTATTTAGAATAG